The Mucilaginibacter yixingensis genome window below encodes:
- the tsaD gene encoding tRNA (adenosine(37)-N6)-threonylcarbamoyltransferase complex transferase subunit TsaD, protein MPVILGIESSCDETSAAVCADGVMLSNVIANQTIHEAYGGVVPELASRVHQQNIIPAVNQAILNAKVNKNDIDAIAFTRGPGLLGSLLVGVSFAKSFALALGKPLIEVNHMQAHVLAHFIDEPKPQFPFLCLTVSGGHTQIVLVKDYFDMEVIGQTNDDAAGEALDKTSKVLGLPYPGGPLIDKYARQGNRNAYQFPEPQIPGFDFSFSGLKTAIMYFIRDNVAINPNFTQEHIADICASVEYRVVTILLNKLKKAAIAYGIKDIALAGGVSANTGLRQGIQELAAQQGWNAFIPRFEYCTDNAAMIAIAGYHKYLQGDFVGQDVAPLARMPF, encoded by the coding sequence ATGCCTGTAATACTTGGAATAGAATCATCTTGCGACGAAACTTCGGCAGCTGTTTGCGCCGATGGGGTAATGCTGAGCAATGTCATTGCCAACCAAACCATTCATGAGGCATATGGTGGCGTGGTGCCCGAGCTGGCCTCGCGCGTGCATCAGCAAAACATTATTCCGGCAGTAAACCAGGCAATATTAAACGCAAAAGTAAATAAAAATGATATTGATGCGATAGCTTTTACCCGCGGTCCGGGCTTATTAGGATCATTGTTGGTGGGCGTATCGTTTGCCAAGTCGTTCGCGCTGGCGTTGGGCAAGCCTTTAATAGAGGTAAACCACATGCAGGCACACGTATTGGCGCATTTTATTGACGAGCCGAAGCCGCAGTTTCCGTTCCTGTGCCTCACGGTGTCAGGCGGGCATACGCAGATTGTTCTGGTAAAAGATTACTTTGATATGGAAGTGATTGGCCAGACTAATGACGATGCCGCCGGCGAAGCGCTCGATAAAACCAGCAAGGTGCTGGGCCTCCCGTATCCAGGCGGTCCGTTAATTGATAAATATGCACGCCAGGGCAACCGTAATGCCTACCAGTTCCCTGAGCCGCAGATCCCCGGTTTTGATTTTAGCTTTAGCGGATTGAAAACGGCCATTATGTATTTCATCCGCGATAACGTGGCCATCAATCCCAACTTTACGCAGGAGCATATTGCCGATATCTGTGCTTCGGTAGAATACCGCGTGGTAACCATCCTTTTAAATAAGCTGAAGAAAGCCGCCATTGCTTATGGTATAAAAGATATTGCGCTGGCGGGCGGTGTATCGGCCAATACAGGCTTGCGCCAGGGTATCCAGGAGCTGGCGGCTCAACAAGGCTGGAACGCTTTCATCCCTCGTTTTGAATATTGTACCGATAACGCCGCCATGATTGCCATTGCCGGTTACCACAAATACCTGCAAGGCGATTTTGTAGGTCAGGATGTGGCGCCGCTGGCAAGGATGCCGTTTTAA
- a CDS encoding translocation/assembly module TamB domain-containing protein yields MLSVLLLVLQFKPVQTWMAKKTAAYLSKELKTTIGIKSLDIRPFTSVRLEGLYVMDRQHDTLLNTPLLSVAINKFSIFNSIKQRRLNFNDIQLDNGSFYLKKLKDSTTNLDFVIDYFNSPDTVKRPPRPWTLIFGRVAVNNLHFRYKNYLRDTIISNRINFNDIDVRAFTAEVFGMDIKHHIFKGDVRHLSFREKSGFTLKNLTAQATVDTNQILLKKLSIITPQTHLKDYFRMRFKKFSDMDEDFEDRVMMDADFKSSQVASKDIAYFTSGLEKTSFDLGIDGKVKGLVRNLKATGLTITGGQATYISGDFNLKGLPDWDNTFLELKINQVASNRRDLEYLYNRFVGATNRKLPDVVGKFGNFNFKGRFTGFQNDFVAYGEFKTALGRFESDVNLKISKAGIPAYSGNIKAYDFALGKLIDESDIGRTTFVADVKGSGDELKNLAEQVDARLTYFDYKGYRYNNILTKGSIQKKVFAGHVTVDDRYLKLDVKGSADLNPVRPVYDLNASISDAHLHTLHFLKDTIIISAQLNTHFAVKSLSDIEGHVLLSSMRIIDPRNNIVVDSVQLTASGKGRDRLISLQSPMADGSIKGNFDVATLPSYFKTIVKKYIPSIKTDITPFKSQDFDFNLKVKDITPLAVIFVPSLRIPEPGTFVGQFNSATDQASLSGYIKTIEYGGMTFHDLILDENTSDTFLGLNVSLSKIDLSKSLFIKNINIANTLKKDSLNFNIKLSDKDATNQLDLYGLVEFGRDTTAKLKLLPSDVILEHQPWKIQEQVRIRLLDGKTQVSGFEMSNGAQKVRINGFISDNPADKLKVDFDHFSMATLNQLAKASDIALHGTMNGNVTLSEITKSPAFEANLGIDSLTMNKTLVGDVKILSSLDNGRKQADVKMNIMNRGLETMNIAGVYDMTEGTKNALNFDVKMDQTEAIIFSPFIKDLVTEVNGTISTDLKLTGPANNPQLNGKVTLSNTGVKVNYLQAAYTLNDQLTVDNSVVKIKDLKLRDARGGEGVANGTVNLNNISNPDLDISVKATNLMALNTTFKDNHRYYGTAYATGDFYFSGPTDNMSIDIDASTNDGTVFNIPLNTSSTATEYDFIHYASHKDTVEQHIETVNAFKGVTLNMNLKVDEKSLVKISTDYGRLEGRGIANDLQLKINSLGDFEMFGDYLIQSGKFEFTAKDFISKNFTVNQGGTIRWTGNPNNAGINLKAIYEVRTGINNLYSAAGQQLATGDQQKLVQAELILTNTLLQPTINFDFSFPTDPSIKEDLATYLNDENNRNQQALSLIIRRQFAPGTGSNNLSNEVAQTAEQAVSEFAFNKLNTFISQSNIKNIDINIRSASDASATLHFWNDRIILNGSLYSSNGTNNLFNSSSSSFFNADANSFVKDFEADFLIRKDGRLRLRYSYRVLNTTTLNSLIGSSSQVLYVNGVGLVYQRDFDTFGEFIRAIFLRGHKRPASGNTPPATTAPPPLPYQGNSKKEEED; encoded by the coding sequence ATGCTGAGTGTGCTATTGCTGGTGCTGCAGTTTAAACCAGTACAAACCTGGATGGCCAAAAAAACGGCCGCTTACCTGTCTAAAGAACTCAAAACTACCATCGGCATCAAAAGTCTCGATATAAGGCCATTCACCAGCGTGCGATTGGAAGGCCTTTACGTGATGGACAGGCAGCATGATACACTGCTCAATACCCCACTCCTCTCGGTAGCCATCAACAAGTTTTCTATCTTTAACAGTATTAAACAGCGCCGGCTTAACTTTAATGACATCCAGCTGGATAATGGCTCTTTCTACCTCAAAAAACTGAAAGACAGCACCACCAACCTGGATTTTGTTATTGATTATTTCAACTCGCCCGATACCGTAAAAAGACCGCCCCGCCCGTGGACGCTGATCTTCGGTAGGGTTGCCGTGAATAACCTGCATTTCCGCTATAAAAACTATCTGCGCGATACCATTATCAGCAACCGCATCAACTTTAATGATATTGATGTGCGCGCTTTTACTGCCGAGGTGTTCGGGATGGATATAAAGCACCATATTTTTAAAGGCGATGTGCGGCACCTCTCCTTCAGAGAAAAAAGCGGTTTCACCCTCAAAAACCTCACGGCCCAGGCCACTGTAGATACCAACCAGATCTTACTGAAAAAGCTATCCATAATCACCCCGCAAACACACCTGAAAGACTATTTCAGGATGCGGTTTAAAAAGTTCAGTGATATGGACGAAGACTTTGAAGACAGGGTGATGATGGATGCCGATTTTAAATCGTCGCAGGTGGCATCAAAAGATATTGCCTACTTTACCAGCGGACTGGAGAAAACCAGTTTTGACCTGGGCATTGACGGCAAGGTTAAAGGCCTGGTTAGAAACCTGAAAGCTACCGGTCTTACCATCACCGGTGGACAGGCCACCTACATCAGCGGCGATTTTAACCTGAAAGGTCTGCCTGATTGGGACAACACTTTTCTCGAACTGAAAATTAACCAGGTAGCCAGCAACCGCCGCGATCTGGAATATCTGTACAACCGTTTTGTGGGCGCCACCAACCGCAAGCTACCTGATGTAGTGGGCAAGTTTGGCAATTTTAACTTTAAGGGCCGTTTCACCGGTTTTCAGAATGATTTTGTGGCCTACGGCGAGTTTAAGACTGCACTGGGCCGCTTTGAGAGCGATGTTAACCTGAAGATTAGCAAGGCTGGCATACCTGCCTATAGCGGTAATATTAAAGCCTATGATTTTGCCCTGGGTAAACTGATTGACGAGAGTGACATTGGCCGCACCACCTTCGTGGCCGATGTAAAAGGCAGCGGCGATGAACTGAAAAACCTGGCCGAGCAGGTTGATGCCCGCCTCACTTATTTTGATTACAAAGGATACCGTTATAATAACATCCTCACCAAAGGTTCTATCCAAAAGAAAGTTTTTGCCGGACATGTTACTGTTGATGACCGCTACCTGAAACTGGACGTTAAAGGCTCTGCCGACCTGAACCCCGTTAGGCCTGTTTATGACCTGAACGCCTCCATCAGCGATGCGCACCTGCACACCCTGCATTTCCTGAAAGATACCATTATTATAAGCGCACAACTGAACACGCATTTTGCGGTTAAAAGCTTGAGCGATATTGAGGGCCATGTACTGCTTTCATCCATGCGGATCATCGACCCGAGGAATAACATCGTGGTTGACTCTGTACAGTTAACGGCCAGCGGCAAAGGCCGCGATAGGCTGATCAGTCTGCAATCGCCAATGGCCGATGGCAGTATTAAAGGCAATTTTGATGTGGCCACCCTGCCATCTTACTTTAAAACCATCGTTAAAAAATATATCCCTTCTATAAAAACGGATATCACGCCGTTTAAATCACAGGATTTTGACTTCAATTTAAAGGTTAAGGATATCACGCCGCTGGCGGTGATCTTTGTGCCCAGTCTTCGGATTCCGGAACCGGGTACGTTTGTCGGGCAGTTCAATTCGGCCACAGACCAGGCCTCGCTGAGCGGTTATATTAAAACCATTGAATATGGCGGGATGACGTTCCATGATCTCATTCTCGATGAAAACACTTCTGATACCTTCCTGGGCCTCAACGTGTCGCTCAGCAAAATTGATCTGAGCAAATCGCTCTTTATCAAAAACATCAACATTGCCAACACACTTAAAAAGGATAGTCTCAATTTCAACATCAAACTGTCTGACAAAGACGCCACCAACCAATTGGACCTTTACGGGTTGGTAGAGTTTGGGCGCGATACCACGGCCAAGCTGAAACTGTTGCCATCGGATGTGATCTTAGAGCATCAACCGTGGAAGATCCAGGAGCAGGTACGCATTCGCCTGCTGGATGGTAAAACACAGGTATCGGGCTTTGAAATGTCTAACGGCGCGCAGAAAGTGCGTATCAATGGATTTATCTCCGACAACCCGGCCGATAAGCTAAAGGTTGATTTTGATCACTTCAGCATGGCTACGCTTAACCAGTTGGCCAAGGCGTCAGACATTGCGTTGCATGGTACCATGAACGGGAATGTTACGTTGAGCGAGATCACAAAATCGCCTGCATTTGAGGCTAATCTGGGAATTGACTCTCTTACCATGAACAAAACACTGGTGGGCGATGTAAAAATTCTGTCCAGCCTTGATAATGGCCGCAAACAGGCCGACGTGAAGATGAATATTATGAACCGCGGCCTGGAAACCATGAATATTGCCGGCGTTTATGATATGACCGAGGGCACCAAAAACGCCTTAAACTTTGATGTGAAGATGGACCAGACCGAAGCCATCATCTTCTCGCCGTTTATTAAAGATCTGGTAACGGAAGTTAATGGAACCATATCTACCGATCTGAAACTGACCGGCCCTGCCAATAACCCTCAATTGAATGGCAAAGTAACGCTTTCTAACACCGGCGTTAAAGTAAACTACCTGCAGGCGGCTTACACGCTAAATGATCAGTTAACTGTTGATAACAGCGTAGTAAAAATAAAAGACCTTAAACTGCGTGATGCCCGGGGCGGTGAAGGCGTAGCCAATGGCACCGTGAATTTGAACAATATCTCTAATCCCGATCTGGATATTTCTGTTAAAGCCACCAACCTGATGGCGCTTAACACCACATTTAAGGACAATCATCGTTATTATGGTACGGCTTACGCTACTGGCGATTTTTACTTTAGCGGCCCTACCGATAACATGAGTATCGATATTGATGCATCAACCAATGATGGTACGGTGTTTAATATTCCGCTCAACACCTCATCTACCGCTACAGAGTACGATTTTATCCATTACGCCAGCCATAAAGACACCGTTGAGCAGCACATTGAAACCGTTAACGCCTTTAAAGGTGTTACACTAAATATGAACTTGAAGGTGGATGAAAAATCGCTGGTAAAGATCTCTACTGATTACGGCCGGTTAGAAGGCCGGGGCATTGCCAATGACCTTCAACTAAAGATTAACAGCCTGGGCGATTTTGAGATGTTTGGCGATTACCTGATTCAGTCGGGTAAGTTTGAATTTACCGCTAAAGATTTCATCAGTAAAAACTTTACCGTTAACCAGGGCGGTACCATCCGCTGGACGGGCAATCCTAATAATGCGGGTATCAACTTAAAGGCCATTTATGAAGTACGTACGGGTATTAATAACTTATACTCGGCAGCAGGGCAACAATTGGCTACCGGCGACCAGCAGAAACTGGTTCAAGCAGAGTTGATATTGACCAACACCTTGTTACAGCCAACTATAAATTTTGATTTTAGCTTCCCTACAGATCCGTCTATTAAAGAAGACCTGGCAACCTATCTCAATGACGAAAACAATCGTAATCAGCAGGCATTGAGCTTAATTATTCGCCGTCAGTTTGCGCCGGGCACGGGTAGTAATAATTTAAGTAACGAGGTAGCCCAAACAGCAGAGCAGGCCGTAAGCGAATTTGCGTTTAACAAACTCAACACGTTCATATCGCAATCCAACATCAAGAACATCGATATCAACATCCGCTCGGCCAGTGATGCCAGCGCCACCCTGCATTTCTGGAATGACCGTATTATACTAAACGGCAGCTTATATAGCAGCAATGGCACCAACAACCTGTTCAACAGCTCGAGCAGTAGCTTCTTTAATGCCGATGCCAATAGTTTTGTTAAAGATTTTGAGGCCGATTTCCTGATCAGGAAAGACGGCCGCCTGCGCTTGCGTTATTCTTACCGGGTGCTCAATACCACCACGCTTAACTCACTTATCGGGTCATCTTCTCAGGTATTATATGTAAACGGTGTGGGCCTGGTTTACCAACGTGATTTTGATACTTTTGGAGAGTTCATCCGTGCTATTTTTCTGCGGGGGCATAAACGCCCGGCTAGCGGCAATACGCCGCCGGCTACTACAGCACCTCCACCACTGCCTTATCAGGGCAATTCTAAGAAGGAAGAGGAAGATTAG
- a CDS encoding helix-turn-helix domain-containing protein, translating to MQDQQIRMITNNIRKQREKLSYSQEYMAMKMQISQNCYSKIELGNSKLTVERLLVICKILDLEATSVLASGKRF from the coding sequence ATGCAAGATCAGCAGATACGGATGATTACTAACAACATCCGCAAACAGAGAGAGAAATTAAGCTATTCGCAGGAGTATATGGCCATGAAGATGCAGATCAGCCAGAATTGCTACAGCAAGATAGAGTTAGGTAACAGCAAGCTGACCGTAGAACGATTGCTGGTTATTTGCAAAATTTTAGATCTGGAGGCCACATCTGTACTTGCCTCCGGGAAGCGCTTTTAG
- a CDS encoding bifunctional 3,4-dihydroxy-2-butanone-4-phosphate synthase/GTP cyclohydrolase II yields MLNTIEEAILAIQAGKTIIVVDDEDRENEGDFLAAARHATPETINFMAKYGRGLICAPITAQRARELQLEPMVVQNTASHETAFTVSIDLLGHGCTTGISASDRSKTVLGLIDDSMKPADFGRPGHIFPLIAKDGGVLRRSGHTEAAIDLPVMAGFEPAGVICEIMKEDGEMARLPDLLEMAKEYDLVIVSIKDLIAYRLRTESMVTKEVAVKMPTEWGEFDMIAYTQVDTGENHLALVKGSWEPDEAVMVRVHSSCVTGDIFGSCRCDCGPQLHKAMEMVQAEGKGVILYMNQEGRGIGLVNKLKAYQLQENGFDTVEANIKLGFKMDQRDYGVGAQILRDLGISKMRLMTNNPKKRAGLIGYGLEVVENIPIEIAPNPHNENYLRTKRDKMSHDILLRDH; encoded by the coding sequence ATGCTTAACACAATAGAAGAAGCTATACTGGCCATACAAGCCGGCAAAACAATTATAGTAGTTGATGACGAGGACCGCGAGAACGAAGGCGACTTTTTAGCCGCTGCCCGCCACGCCACACCAGAAACCATCAACTTTATGGCTAAATACGGTCGCGGATTGATCTGTGCGCCCATCACCGCCCAGCGCGCGCGCGAGCTGCAGTTGGAGCCAATGGTAGTACAAAACACCGCATCGCATGAAACGGCTTTCACCGTATCTATTGATTTGCTGGGGCATGGCTGTACCACCGGTATCTCGGCGTCAGACCGCTCAAAAACCGTTTTGGGTTTGATTGATGACAGCATGAAACCTGCCGATTTCGGACGCCCGGGACACATTTTCCCGTTGATTGCAAAAGACGGCGGTGTACTGCGTCGTTCAGGCCATACGGAGGCTGCCATAGACCTGCCCGTGATGGCCGGTTTTGAGCCTGCCGGTGTGATCTGTGAGATCATGAAAGAAGATGGCGAGATGGCCCGTTTGCCAGACCTGCTGGAGATGGCCAAAGAATATGATCTGGTTATTGTTTCTATTAAAGACCTGATAGCTTACCGCCTGCGTACCGAAAGTATGGTAACCAAAGAGGTGGCTGTAAAAATGCCTACTGAATGGGGTGAGTTTGATATGATTGCCTATACCCAGGTTGATACCGGCGAAAATCACCTGGCGTTGGTAAAAGGTAGCTGGGAGCCTGATGAGGCCGTTATGGTGCGCGTACACAGCTCATGCGTAACCGGCGATATCTTCGGCTCATGCCGTTGTGATTGCGGTCCGCAATTGCACAAGGCTATGGAAATGGTGCAGGCCGAGGGTAAAGGTGTTATTTTATACATGAACCAGGAAGGCCGCGGTATAGGTTTGGTAAACAAGCTGAAAGCGTACCAGCTGCAGGAAAATGGCTTTGATACCGTTGAGGCTAACATTAAACTGGGCTTCAAAATGGATCAGCGTGATTATGGTGTAGGGGCACAAATTCTGCGCGATCTGGGCATTTCAAAAATGCGCCTGATGACCAACAATCCTAAAAAACGCGCCGGATTGATTGGTTACGGACTGGAAGTGGTAGAGAACATCCCGATTGAGATTGCGCCCAATCCGCATAACGAAAACTATTTGCGTACCAAACGCGATAAAATGTCGCACGATATCTTGTTGAGAGATCATTAA
- a CDS encoding deoxyguanosinetriphosphate triphosphohydrolase — protein MNWDQLLSAKRWGSEHKTYDNPQDARSEFQRDYDRIIFSSPFRRLQNKTQVFPLPGSIFVHNRLTHSLEVASVGKSLGREHYNKLRKDDPTIDDKFPLLSEIGNIVAAACLAHDLGNPAFGHSGESAISHYFTDGDGRKYQSEVTEQQWKDLTTFEGNANALRILTHPYAGKGYGSFALTYSTIAAIAKYPCSALAGGDKKQIHLKKYGFFQSEEQGFEKIATELGLIKMQDDPLIYKRHPLVYLVEAADDICYNIIDLEDAQRLKILSYQEVEDLLLPLCNDPKMPARLAAIEDIDAKVGYLRARSISTLVQQCSDLFYKEQEAFLTGDFNAALIDRIDEPYRSTMKTIGDLSVKKIYNYSSVVQIEVAGYKVMGGLLEEFIPAYLSNQSKYHKKLVELIPKQFLTTSTDTYAKIQTILDFVSGMTDLYAVELFRKIKGISFPSIS, from the coding sequence ATGAACTGGGATCAACTACTATCGGCCAAACGCTGGGGAAGCGAACACAAAACCTACGACAATCCGCAGGATGCACGCTCTGAGTTTCAGCGCGATTATGACCGCATTATTTTCTCATCGCCCTTTCGCCGGTTGCAAAATAAAACCCAGGTGTTCCCCCTGCCGGGAAGCATTTTTGTGCACAACCGGCTTACCCACAGCCTTGAAGTAGCCAGCGTGGGCAAATCATTAGGGCGCGAGCATTACAACAAGCTTCGGAAAGATGACCCGACCATTGATGATAAATTCCCGCTGTTGAGCGAGATAGGCAACATTGTAGCCGCAGCCTGCCTGGCGCATGATCTGGGCAACCCGGCCTTCGGTCACTCGGGGGAGTCGGCCATCTCACATTATTTTACCGATGGCGACGGCCGTAAATATCAATCGGAAGTAACCGAACAGCAATGGAAAGACCTTACCACATTTGAGGGTAACGCCAATGCCCTGCGCATATTAACACACCCTTATGCGGGTAAAGGTTATGGCAGCTTTGCACTCACCTACTCTACCATTGCAGCCATTGCCAAGTACCCGTGCAGTGCCTTGGCCGGTGGTGATAAAAAGCAGATTCACCTGAAGAAATATGGTTTCTTCCAGTCGGAAGAACAAGGCTTTGAAAAAATTGCCACCGAACTCGGGTTGATTAAAATGCAGGACGATCCGCTGATTTACAAACGCCATCCACTGGTTTACCTGGTAGAAGCAGCGGATGATATTTGCTATAACATCATCGACCTGGAAGATGCCCAGCGACTGAAAATCCTCTCGTACCAGGAGGTGGAAGACCTTTTGCTCCCCCTTTGCAACGACCCCAAAATGCCGGCTCGCCTAGCAGCCATAGAAGATATTGACGCCAAGGTAGGCTACCTGCGTGCCAGATCAATCAGCACATTGGTACAACAGTGTTCAGATCTATTTTATAAAGAACAGGAGGCTTTTCTTACAGGCGATTTTAATGCAGCGCTGATTGATCGCATTGACGAGCCTTACCGCTCTACCATGAAAACCATCGGCGATTTGTCGGTTAAAAAGATCTACAATTACAGCTCGGTAGTACAGATTGAGGTTGCAGGCTACAAAGTAATGGGCGGTTTGCTGGAGGAGTTTATCCCGGCTTATCTCAGCAATCAATCAAAATACCACAAAAAGCTGGTAGAGCTGATCCCTAAACAATTTCTGACCACTTCTACAGATACCTACGCCAAAATTCAAACCATCCTTGATTTTGTTTCGGGGATGACAGACCTGTACGCAGTTGAATTGTTCAGAAAGATTAAAGGAATATCTTTCCCATCAATAAGTTAG
- a CDS encoding ThuA domain-containing protein — translation MKRLILCLLACLFCLSGFTQSKHKKPIKVLIVDGYSNHDWQQTTKIVSLILGKSGLFSISVSTAPGNPADSVAWAAWEPQFKKYDVVIQNTNNIQNPKLKWPRRVQAELENYVKNGGGLYILHSANNAYPDWDEYNKIIGLGWRPKTFGYALTVDSLGKIDSIPPNEGKGTYHNDRSNLLIQVLNNHPINKGYPKQWLTPDVELYRFARGPAQNLTVLSYAKDPLTGINWPVEWIVKYGKGRVYVSSMGHLWKGDIYPISYRCVGFQTTMIRAAEWLGSGKVTYPVPANFPTAAEISEVADKN, via the coding sequence ATGAAACGACTTATCCTGTGCCTGTTAGCGTGCTTATTCTGCCTGTCAGGGTTTACCCAAAGCAAGCATAAAAAACCAATAAAAGTGCTTATTGTGGATGGCTATAGCAACCACGACTGGCAGCAAACCACCAAAATAGTATCGCTGATATTAGGAAAGTCAGGCCTGTTCAGCATCAGCGTTTCTACAGCGCCCGGTAACCCAGCAGACTCTGTGGCCTGGGCCGCCTGGGAGCCACAGTTTAAAAAATATGACGTGGTGATTCAAAACACCAACAACATCCAAAACCCGAAGCTGAAATGGCCGCGCCGGGTACAGGCGGAGTTAGAAAACTATGTTAAAAACGGCGGTGGGTTATACATCCTGCACTCGGCCAACAATGCCTACCCTGACTGGGACGAGTACAATAAAATAATAGGCCTGGGCTGGCGGCCAAAAACTTTTGGCTACGCACTCACCGTTGACTCATTGGGCAAAATAGACAGCATCCCGCCCAATGAAGGTAAAGGAACCTACCATAACGACCGAAGCAACCTGCTGATACAGGTACTCAATAACCACCCTATCAATAAAGGCTATCCAAAACAGTGGCTTACACCCGATGTTGAGCTTTACCGCTTTGCGCGCGGGCCCGCACAAAACCTTACCGTGCTCTCTTATGCTAAAGACCCGCTTACAGGTATTAACTGGCCGGTAGAGTGGATTGTAAAATATGGCAAGGGCCGTGTTTATGTATCCAGCATGGGCCATTTGTGGAAAGGCGACATTTACCCCATCAGCTACCGCTGCGTGGGCTTTCAAACCACCATGATCAGAGCGGCAGAGTGGCTGGGCTCTGGCAAGGTTACTTACCCTGTTCCCGCCAATTTCCCAACAGCAGCAGAAATTAGTGAGGTTGCCGATAAAAATTAG